CCTTCCCGGTGGGCGTCGTGCCGGACATGGGAGGAGGCAATGGAGACAACCTCGGTCTTGATCGTGGATGACGAGCAGGAGTTCGCCAGCACCCTGGCGGAGCGGCTGGAGCTGCGGGGGCTTGCCGCCACCTCGGTGGCCAGTGGCGAAGAGGCCCTGGACCGCCTGCGGGGGCACCTGGAGGTGCCGGACGTGGTCATCCTGGATCTGAAAATGCCGGGTATCGACGGTCTGGAGGCCCTGGTGGC
This is a stretch of genomic DNA from Thermodesulfobacteriota bacterium. It encodes these proteins:
- a CDS encoding response regulator — protein: METTSVLIVDDEQEFASTLAERLELRGLAATSVASGEEALDRLRGHLEVPDVVILDLKMPGIDGLEALVAIKSLEPQVEVILLTGHGSSEAGIAGMQRGLFDYLMKPVDIAELVDKIGEAAARRRRSLAAEADAPAAPR